From a single Cupriavidus taiwanensis LMG 19424 genomic region:
- a CDS encoding tripartite tricarboxylate transporter substrate binding protein BugE, protein MKAVLNAGAAACIAALGLAHAGLAHAQSYPAKPIRLIVPFAAGGTTDIVARAVSDGLGRELGQPVVVENRGGGGGAIGADALAKSAPDGYTLGIATVSTMATNPATNPKNPYDPLKDFAPITNLVNVPNVLTVNPKVPAKTLKEFVAMLKANPGKYSYASAGKGSISHLDGELFKDITQTDMVHIPYRGSGPALNDTLAGQVNAQFDNLPSSMPHIQAGKLRALAVAAPKRVEGLPDVPTFAEAGMKDMNNMAWYGLVAPAGTPAAIITRVHDAAVKALQDPNVKRRLADSGAYTDGNTPAQYAAQIKRELDLRKKIARDQNITLE, encoded by the coding sequence TTGAAAGCAGTCCTTAACGCCGGCGCAGCCGCCTGCATCGCGGCCCTTGGCCTGGCCCACGCCGGCCTGGCGCACGCCCAGTCCTACCCTGCCAAGCCGATCCGGCTGATCGTGCCGTTCGCGGCCGGCGGCACCACCGATATCGTGGCGCGCGCGGTGTCCGACGGCCTGGGCCGTGAACTGGGCCAGCCGGTGGTGGTGGAAAACCGCGGCGGCGGCGGCGGCGCCATCGGCGCCGACGCGCTGGCCAAGTCCGCGCCGGACGGCTACACGCTGGGCATCGCCACGGTCAGCACCATGGCGACCAACCCGGCCACCAACCCCAAGAATCCGTACGATCCGCTCAAGGACTTCGCGCCGATCACCAACCTGGTCAACGTGCCCAACGTGCTGACGGTGAATCCGAAGGTTCCGGCCAAGACTCTGAAGGAATTCGTGGCGATGCTGAAGGCCAATCCCGGCAAGTACAGCTATGCCTCGGCCGGCAAGGGCAGCATTTCGCACCTGGATGGGGAACTGTTCAAGGACATCACCCAGACCGACATGGTCCATATCCCCTACCGGGGGTCGGGCCCGGCGCTGAACGACACGCTGGCGGGCCAGGTCAACGCGCAATTCGACAACCTGCCGTCGTCGATGCCGCATATCCAGGCCGGCAAGCTGCGCGCGCTGGCGGTGGCGGCGCCCAAGCGCGTCGAGGGCCTGCCCGACGTGCCGACCTTTGCCGAAGCCGGCATGAAGGACATGAACAACATGGCCTGGTACGGCCTGGTGGCGCCGGCCGGCACGCCGGCGGCGATCATCACGCGGGTGCATGACGCTGCGGTCAAGGCGCTGCAAGACCCCAACGTCAAGCGCCGCCTGGCCGACAGCGGGGCCTACACCGACGGCAACACCCCGGCGCAATATGCCGCGCAGATCAAGCGCGAGCTGGACCTGCGCAAGAAGATCGCGCGCGACCAGAACATCACGCTGGAATAA
- a CDS encoding LysR substrate-binding domain-containing protein, protein MHARVLRYLDEVVRRGSIRKAAEHLHVAPTAVNRQILDLEAELGAPLFERINKRLRLTPLGEMVLAHVRQTLREHDALRERIEDFKGARRGEVTVAVTAGLAGSLMPSLVHDFRQRYPGIVVRVNDLPVADIVAAVEQGDADLGLGYDLPELPAFRALASSDWQIGAVVPPGHALAARPSVLLSECVGYPLILPARALSIRGILDAAFARNAIEVSPVAESTSTVLIRQLVLLGTGIALLNPLDVMEERARQALVYVPLRDRHLQGQTLTLVARAGGQLSAAAGLMAERISDAMAMLFAQAR, encoded by the coding sequence ATGCACGCCAGAGTCCTACGCTATCTCGACGAGGTCGTCCGCCGCGGCTCCATCCGCAAGGCCGCCGAGCACCTGCACGTGGCGCCGACCGCGGTCAACCGGCAGATCCTGGACCTCGAGGCCGAACTTGGCGCGCCGCTGTTCGAGCGCATCAACAAGCGCCTGCGCCTGACGCCGCTGGGCGAGATGGTGCTGGCCCACGTCCGCCAGACCCTGCGCGAGCATGACGCGCTGCGCGAGCGCATCGAAGACTTCAAGGGCGCCCGCCGCGGCGAGGTCACGGTGGCGGTGACAGCGGGCCTGGCAGGGTCGCTGATGCCGTCGCTGGTGCATGACTTCCGCCAGCGCTATCCGGGCATCGTGGTGCGCGTCAATGACCTGCCAGTGGCCGACATCGTGGCGGCGGTGGAGCAGGGCGATGCCGACCTCGGGCTGGGCTATGACCTGCCGGAACTGCCGGCGTTCCGCGCGCTGGCCAGCAGCGACTGGCAGATCGGCGCGGTGGTGCCGCCGGGCCATGCGCTGGCGGCGCGGCCATCGGTGCTGTTGAGCGAATGTGTCGGCTACCCGCTGATTCTGCCGGCGCGCGCCTTGTCGATCCGCGGCATCCTGGATGCGGCGTTCGCGCGCAATGCGATCGAAGTCTCGCCGGTGGCGGAGTCGACCTCGACAGTGCTGATCCGGCAACTGGTGCTTCTGGGTACCGGCATTGCGCTGCTGAACCCGCTCGACGTGATGGAGGAGCGCGCGCGCCAGGCGCTGGTGTACGTGCCGTTGCGCGACCGCCACCTGCAAGGACAGACGCTGACGCTGGTGGCGCGCGCCGGCGGCCAACTCAGTGCCGCGGCGGGGCTGATGGCCGAGCGCATCAGCGACGCGATGGCGATGCTGTTCGCGCAGGCACGCTGA
- a CDS encoding acetyl-CoA hydrolase/transferase family protein gives MDKERIRLARLHDKVVSADEAAALIRDGMTVGMSGFTRAGDCKEVPFALARRAAAEPLRITLMTGASLGNDIDRVLAEADVIARRLPFQSDATLRRKINAGEVMFIDQHLSETVEQLRSGQIAPVDVAVVEAVAITEQGGIIPSTSVGNSASFAMLARQVIVEINLNMPLELEGLHDIYFPVQRPYRQPIPLIAPAQRIGLPYIPVDPEKIAAIVFTAKDDSPSNALPPDADTRQIAGHLNEFLLREVRAGRLSPSLQPLQAGIGTIANAVLHGMIASPFRDLQMYSEVLQDSTIELLDAGRLAFASASSVTLTREVYQRFLSNLDRYRSRLLLRPQEISNHPEILRRLGLITINTALECDIYGNVNSTHVGGTHMMNGIGGSGDFARNAHLSVFVTKSVAKGGDISSIVPMVAHVDHTEHDVDIIVTEHGLADLRGLAPRERAGTIIANCADPQYRHLLGDYFRRACAHGGQTPHRVEEALSWHAAFRDRGTMQPARPAQALAA, from the coding sequence ATGGACAAGGAACGCATTCGCCTGGCCAGGCTGCATGACAAGGTAGTCTCGGCCGACGAAGCCGCCGCGCTGATCCGCGACGGCATGACGGTAGGCATGAGCGGATTCACGCGCGCGGGCGACTGCAAGGAAGTGCCGTTCGCGCTGGCGCGGCGCGCGGCCGCCGAGCCGCTGCGCATCACCCTGATGACCGGCGCCTCGCTCGGCAACGACATCGACCGGGTGTTGGCGGAAGCCGACGTGATCGCGCGCCGGCTGCCGTTCCAGTCCGATGCCACGCTGCGTCGCAAGATCAATGCGGGCGAAGTGATGTTCATCGACCAGCATCTGTCCGAAACCGTCGAGCAGCTGCGCTCGGGCCAGATCGCGCCGGTGGACGTCGCGGTGGTCGAAGCGGTCGCGATCACCGAGCAGGGCGGCATCATCCCCAGCACCTCGGTGGGCAATTCGGCCAGCTTTGCCATGCTGGCACGCCAGGTGATCGTCGAGATCAACCTGAACATGCCGCTGGAACTGGAAGGGCTGCACGACATCTATTTCCCGGTGCAGCGCCCGTACCGCCAGCCGATCCCGCTGATCGCGCCGGCGCAGCGCATCGGCCTGCCGTATATCCCGGTCGACCCCGAGAAGATCGCCGCCATTGTCTTCACGGCCAAGGATGACAGCCCGTCCAACGCGCTGCCGCCGGATGCCGACACGCGCCAGATTGCCGGCCATCTCAATGAATTCCTGCTGCGCGAAGTCCGCGCCGGGCGCCTGTCGCCGTCGCTGCAGCCGCTGCAGGCCGGCATCGGCACCATTGCCAATGCCGTGCTGCACGGAATGATCGCGTCGCCGTTCCGCGACCTGCAGATGTATTCGGAGGTGCTGCAGGACAGCACCATCGAACTGCTGGACGCGGGCCGGCTCGCCTTTGCCTCGGCCTCGTCGGTGACGCTGACGCGCGAGGTGTACCAGCGCTTCCTGTCGAACCTGGACCGCTACCGTTCGCGCCTGCTGCTGCGGCCGCAGGAAATCAGCAACCATCCGGAGATCTTGCGCCGGCTGGGGCTGATCACCATCAACACGGCGCTCGAGTGCGACATCTACGGCAATGTCAACTCGACCCATGTCGGCGGCACGCACATGATGAACGGCATCGGCGGTTCGGGCGACTTTGCCCGCAATGCGCACCTGTCGGTGTTCGTCACCAAGTCGGTGGCGAAGGGCGGCGATATCTCGAGCATCGTGCCGATGGTGGCGCACGTGGACCATACCGAGCACGACGTCGACATCATCGTCACCGAACACGGCTTGGCCGACCTGCGCGGCCTGGCCCCGCGCGAGCGTGCGGGCACCATCATCGCCAACTGCGCCGACCCGCAGTACCGCCACCTGCTGGGCGATTATTTCCGCCGCGCCTGCGCGCACGGCGGCCAGACTCCGCACCGGGTGGAAGAGGCGCTGTCCTGGCATGCCGCGTTCCGCGACCGCGGCACCATGCAGCCGGCGCGGCCGGCGCAGGCGCTGGCCGCCTGA